From a region of the Acidobacteriota bacterium genome:
- a CDS encoding type II toxin-antitoxin system prevent-host-death family antitoxin, whose product MQEFVSKSKFKPQALEYFRNVESTGKTLIITDHGRPVLKIVPYQEDEPDEILSSLRGSVLEYRDPTEPLAEEEWEAAQ is encoded by the coding sequence ATGCAAGAATTCGTTTCCAAGTCGAAGTTTAAGCCCCAAGCTCTGGAGTATTTTCGCAACGTGGAAAGCACCGGCAAGACTCTCATCATTACCGACCACGGTCGCCCCGTCCTCAAGATCGTCCCCTACCAGGAGGATGAGCCCGACGAGATACTCTCCTCCCTGCGGGGAAGTGTCCTGGAGTACCGGGATCCGACCGAGCCGCTGGCCGAGGAGGAGTGGGAAGCGGCTCAATGA
- a CDS encoding type II toxin-antitoxin system VapC family toxin, which translates to MGSGSMILLDTHALVWWLSDPDKLSQEARKVIDEARVQEAVYVSSISVWEIALLVERGRLKLDRSPRQWLSQAQSLPYLSFLPVTNAVALESVYLPEPFHSDPADRLIAATARLYEYRLISRDRRILDYPEVEALW; encoded by the coding sequence GTGGGAAGCGGCTCAATGATCCTGCTCGACACCCACGCCCTGGTGTGGTGGCTGTCCGATCCCGACAAGCTCTCGCAGGAGGCCCGCAAGGTCATCGACGAAGCCCGCGTTCAAGAGGCAGTCTACGTCTCCTCGATCAGCGTGTGGGAGATCGCGCTCCTAGTCGAACGAGGACGTCTCAAGCTCGACCGCAGTCCCCGCCAGTGGCTTTCACAAGCCCAGTCGCTGCCCTACCTGAGCTTTTTGCCGGTTACCAACGCGGTGGCTTTGGAATCGGTCTACCTGCCCGAGCCCTTTCACAGCGATCCGGCCGACCGCCTCATCGCGGCCACCGCCCGCCTCTACGAATACCGCCTGATCAGCAGAGACCGGCGCATCCTCGACTATCCCGAAGTTGAAGCGCTGTGGTAA